One region of Tachysurus fulvidraco isolate hzauxx_2018 chromosome 9, HZAU_PFXX_2.0, whole genome shotgun sequence genomic DNA includes:
- the kat6a gene encoding histone acetyltransferase KAT6A isoform X3, which translates to MVKLANPLYTAWILEAIKKVKKQKQRPSEERICNAVSTSHGLDRQTVLEQLELSVQDGTVLKVSNKGLNSYKDPDNPGRLVPPKPKSGVSTGGGGGGGGGSGASKKAPLDWNKLIRRALEGLHESGGSSLRSIERFLKCQADVASQLTGTAAPRIFHQQLRLALKRAVGHGRVLKHGPLFRLSSGSDGSDGGDGRVALESLPPVRLLPHEKDRPVAEPIPICSFCLGTKEQNRVKEPEELISCADCGNSGHPSCLKFSPELTARVKALWWQCIECKTCSSCQDQGKNAENLLLCDSCDRGFHMECCDPPLTRMPKGMWICQICRPRKKGRNVLHEKAAQIKRRYNAPLSRQKGRPGRPFKKLRGSGRGRRRRGTGASHSRGSASPHSSSSSSCDGYLGDGYPGDDQLLFSRREEEDESQGTARFNRKTKGLIDALSKFFTPSPDGRKSRADSLDYTQQHRIHNQDCDDWKEDEEKLPGHENLTEKDVELFRHIQELALQKVGVTGPPDPQMRCPSVIEFGKYEIQTWYSSPYPQEYSRLPKLYLCEFCLRYMKSRSILYQHMRKCTWFHPPANEIYRKDDVSVFEVDGNVSTIYCQNLCLLAKLFLDHKTLYYDVEPFLFYVLTQNDSKGCHLVGYFSKEKHCQQKYNVSCIMILPQYQRRGYGRFLIDFSYLLSKREGQPGSPEKPLSDLGRLSYMAYWRSVVLECLHEVRDRKLTIRRLSKITGICPQDITATLQNLNMLENRGDRLVLVRREKLVSAHMARLNARPRLLEVDPDCLRWTPVIVANPVVSDEDGEEDDDEDEEEDGEKENNKDLKSNRKSSPLPWNRIDKEVNEEKKCFPTFPKNQCSPPTSPIRNSLPSPESTPLQANGERRGRGRPPKNWPWGKVKDQPRPGPGRPRKIRPKEDDDEEYQSPNKMTPVSMSPSPPFSSEKEPNCTERLIGTSRLSALPPSRNRGRPVRNRGGPKRRLSEESGDDVPCLTMAPRLSESPVPHSCSSETSEEDDHYNEDMGARSPPVLTKPTLGLKSKKTPRKRRIRQRSHPHSSVVTETISETTEVLDEPFVDSDSERPMPRLEEETPFGHTRRCYPPARKHLDSALKTIRPASLSDSDEDDHTPVLKPVGSLRRSEEMEALDRVEPSTVTPQVPVKRKKGWPKGKSRKPQHWKTDPESKPGSGATNPVAGSTLTAQSSEELQRHIQSKPGRKRRNYYPQQTQDEGAREELDRSQLSQLQLEKPEERTFKRRPLSSDFDCEKRKDSDEGIFPKQMREQPKPRRRGRPPKKPNLEPPVSKPAPISEPEEEEEEEDQTWSEEKPSRSPSCSLSQASSSRVPQSRDGDMADQEEDEEREDEDNISGNRRTGAVSGSGSRRSDDHDADDEGDGRLEEKSDADKRRKNQDSEDDDEEVEDEEEEQSSPPRSPPVKEEPQSGEGFLDMQDSGSREYIHKQEDEEEEEEVQEVKTRSVDSQDERRRREQEESAAAAAAVETVTSIAIPSDPPHMETMDSKSDLLLEAEHPHANSEFKDELSHHPHDHHHSSELDLETVQAVQSLTQGEAQDEEAETHSAYQDCEETLAACRTLQNYSHGEGEEESLTMVEDCGASQHSSPMANPPMPPLASQSVRSVNSPGMTPGSLETGPGVSGPAGGNGGGYTQITPEHPSSLSAPSLQNMETSPMMDVPSVSDHSQQVVDSGFSDLGSIESTTENYDNPSSYDSTMGGGGGGGGGNSGSGSSMSVTVATVSSASSSSTSSSSSSQGNSCSFVSTPGMSSSSASVGSQLAMGSCSLIQQAGPGPNGGPGSNGGSSVPQPPPPPPPPSANTQSCGIKSPQSCVIERPPSASQPQQQQKKVPQQQQPNPQPAPSAPPPPPPQQQALSQCSMGNTFASTPMIMEIPESAGSGGSGRSIYDRMGQDFGAGGYAQPSATFSLAKLQQLTNTIMDPHAMSYSHSAAVTSYATSATLPNPGLAQLASSPHPPLPQAQATMTPPPNLSSSSMNLGTPLIQCNMPGANIGLPPPPHTQRLQGQMGTVKGHIAIRSKAQISAGSPHQQQIYGRSSMQGSPRTLAVQRGMMTNLMPTPTYNSMNMNSLNAAMSASYRMPQPMMNSGYHSNYMNQPAQYPMQMQMGMMGGQPYPQQPMQPNHHGNMMYAPPSHHSYAGVPKQSPYMSR; encoded by the exons ATGGTGAAGCTGGCGAACCCTCTGTACACGGCCTGGATCCTGGAGGCCATCAAGAAGGTGAAAAAGCAGAAGCAGCGTCCGTCGGAGGAACGAATCTGCAACGCCGTGTCCACGTCGCACGGCCTCGACCGCCAGACGGTCCTGGAGCAGCTCGAGCTCAGCGTTCAGGATGGAACCGTCCTTAAGGTCTCCAACAAAGGCCTCAACTCCTACAAGGACCCTGACAACCCTGGGCGCCTGGTCCCACCCAAGCCAAAGAGTGGAGTCAGTAcgggcggaggaggaggaggaggaggaggaagcgGGGCTTCTAAGAAAGCACCTCTAGACTGGAACAAGCTGATCCGACGCGCCTTGGAGGGATTGCACGAGTCCGGCGGGTCGTCTCTCAGGAGCATCGAACGATTCCTGAAGTGCCAGGCGGATGTAGCGAGCCAGCTAACCGGCACGGCGGCACCCCGGATCTTCCACCAGCAGCTCAGGCTCGCGCTGAAACGGGCCGTTGGGCACGGGCGTGTCCTTAAACATGGCCCGCTGTTCCGGCTCTCAAGCGGCAGCGACGGCAGCGACGGCGGTGACGGACGCGTAGCGCTGGAGTCGCTGCCTCCTGTACGCCTGTTGCCTCATGAGAAAGATCGG CCTGTGGCCGAACCCATCCCCATCTGCAGCTTTTGTTTGGGGACCAAGGAGCAGAATCGGGTCAAAGAGCCAGAGGAGCTCATCTCCTGCGCTGACTGTGGAAACAGCG GTCATCCGTCCTGTTTGAAGTTCTCCCCGGAGCTGACGGCGCGAGTTAAAGCCCTGTGGTGGCAGTGTATCGAATGTAAAACCTGCAGCAGCTGTCAGGACCAGGGCAAAAACGCG gaAAATCTGTTGCTGTGTGACTCCTGTGATCGAGGGTTCCACATGGAGTGTTGTGACCCCCCACTGACACGAATGCCAAAAG GTATGTGGATCTGTCAGATCTGCAGGCCGAGAAAAAAGGGACGAAACGTCTTGCACGAAAAAGCAGCACAAATCAAGCGGCGGTACAACGCCCCCCTGAGTCGACAGAAGGGCAG GCCGGGTCGCCCCTTTAAGAAGCTTCGAGGGAGTGGGCGTGGCCGCCGACGGCGAGGCACCGGAGCGAGTCATTCACGAGGCTCCGCCTCCCCTCACTCGTCCTCGAGTTCGTCATGCGACGGTTACCTTGGCGATGGTTACCCAGGCGACGATCAGCTGCTGTTCTCGCGGCgggaagaggaggatgagtcTCAGGGCACGGCGCGCTTCAACAGGAAGACCAAAGGGCTGATCGACGCCCTGAGCAAGTTCTTCACGCCGTCGCCGGACGGACGCAAATCTCGCGCGGATTCACTCGACTACACACAGCAACACCGCATCC ACAATCAAGATTGTGATGACTGGAAGGAGGACGAGGAGAAACTACCAGGACACGAGAACCTGACCGAGAAGGATGTGGAACTTTTCCGACACATCCAGGAGCTGGCACTACAG AAAGTCGGTGTGACGGGGCCTCCGGACCCACAGATGCGCTGTCCTTCAGTCATCGAGTTCGGGAAGTACGAGATCCAGACGTGGTACTCGTCGCCGTACCCTCAGGAGTACAGCAG ACTTCCTAAGCTGTACCTGTGTGAGTTCTGCCTGCGCTACATGAAGAGCCGCAGCATCCTGTACCAGCACATGCGCAAGTGCACGTGGTTTCACCCACCCGCTAACGAGATCTACAGGAAGGACGACGTCTCCGTGTTTGAG GTCGATGGGAACGTCAGCACGATATATTGTCAGAACCTCTGTCTACTCGCTAAGCTCTTTCTGGACCACAAGACTCTGTACTACGACGTGGAACCGTTCCTTTTTTACGTGCTCACGCAGAACGACTCCAAAGGCTGTCATCTGGTCGGATACTTCTCCAAG GAGAAACATTGCCAGCAAAAGTACAACGTTTCCTGCATTATGATTCTTCCACAGTACCAGCGCAGGGGCTACGGACGCTTCCTCATCGACTTCA gttaccTGTTGTCGAAGCGAGAAGGCCAACCTGGGTCTCCAGAGAAGCCTCTGTCTGATCTGGGCCGCCTCTCCTACATGGCTTACTGGAGGAGCGTTGTGCTCGAGTGCTTGCATGAGGTACGAGACCGAAAGCTCACCATCCGCCGCCTCAGCAAGATCACAGGAATCTGCCCTCAGGACATCACGGCCACACTGCAGAATCTAAACATGCTGGAGAATAGAGGAGACcg TCTGGTTCTGGTTCGCAGGGAAAAGCTAGTGTCGGCTCACATGGCCCGGCTCAACGCTCGCCCTCGGCTTCTGGAAGTCGACCCGGACTGCTTACGGTGGACACCAGTCATTGTCGCCAACCCAGTCGTGTCCGACGAAGACGGGGAAGAAGATGACGACGAGGACGAAGAAGAAGACGgggagaaagaaaataacaaagat TTGAAATCAAATCGCAAAAGTTCCCCGCTGCCATGGAATAGAATAGACAAGGAGgtcaatgaagaaaaaaagtgcTTCCCAACATTCCCCAAGAATCAGTGCTCTCCACCGACGTCCCCCATACGCAACAGTCTCCCGAGCCCTGAATCCACACCACTGCAAGCCAACGGGGAGCGGCGGGGTCGTGGGCGGCCTCCTAAAAACTGGCCGTGGGGAAAAGTCAAGGATCAACCTCGTCCCGGTCCTGGACGACCCCGGAAAATCAGGCCCAAAGAGGACGACGATGAAGAATATCAGTCTCCAAACAAAATGACACCGGTATCCATGTCTCCATCTCCTCCTTTCTCCTCTGAGAAGGAGCCAAACTGCACCGAGCGGCTGATAGGGACGTCGAGGCTCTCTGCGCTTCCTCCGTCAAGGAACAGAGGGCGCCCTGTACGGAACAGAGGAGGCCCGAAACGTAGGCTAAGTGAGGAGTCGGGAGACGACGTTCCCTGCTTAACCATGGCCCCTAGGCTGAGTGAATCTCCGGTCCCTCATTCCTGCTCAAGTGAAACCAGTGAGGAGGATGATCACTACAACGAAGACATGGGTGCTCGCTCCCCTCCTGTTCTTACCAAGCCAACATTAGGGCTGAAAAGCAAG AAGACCCCACGGAAAAGGCGCATTCGTCAGCGTAGCCACCcacacagcagtgtggtgaCCGAAACCATTTCAGAGACGACCGAAGTTCTCGATGAACCTTTTGTAGACTCAGACTCTGAAAGGCCCATGCCCCGGTTAGAGGAAGAGACGCCATTTGGACATACCCGCCGCTGTTACCCACCTGCTCGCAAACACTTGGACTCTGCACTTAAAACCATTCGCCCAGCCAGTCTCTCCGACTCTGATGAGGATG ATCACACTCCAGTCCTGAAACCAGTAGGTAGCCTGAGAAGGTCAGAAGAGATGGAGGCATTAGATAGAGTCGAGCCTTCTACTGTGACACCGCAGGTCCCCGTAAAGAGGAAGAAAGGCTGGCCTAAGGGAAAGAGCCGTAAGCCACAGCATTGGAAAACCGACCCTGAAAGTAAACCGGGAAGTGGCGCAACCAACCCGGTTGCCGGCAGCACTTTGACCGCCCAGTCTTCAGAAGAACTCCAGAGACATATCCAGAGCAAACCTGGCAGGAAGCGCCGTAATTATTACCCACAACAGACCCAGGACGAAGGTGCCCGAGAAGAGCTGGACAGAAGCCAGTTGTCTCAATTACAGTTAGAAAAGCCAGAGGAGCGAACCTTCAAGAGGAGACCACTGTCATCTGACTTTGACTGCGAAAAGCGGAAAGATTCTGATGAAGGCATCTTCCCTAAACAAATGAGGGAACAGCCAAAGCCCAGAAGGCGAGGCCGGCCACCTAAAAAACCAAACCTCGAGCCCCCGGTTTCCAAACCGGCACCCATCTCCGAGCccgaggaagaagaggaagaagaggatcAAACATGGTCTGAAGAGAAGCCAAGCCGTTCACCTTCCTGCAGCTTATCCCAGGCGTCCAGCTCAAGAGTTCCACAGAGCAGAGACGGTGACATGGCAGACcaagaggaggatgaggaaaGAGAGGATGAGGATAACATCTCAGGCAACAGAAGAACAGGGGCTGTCTCAGGGTCGGGAAGCAGGCGAAGTGATGATCATGATGCAGATGACGAAGGAGATGGTCGACTAGAGGAGAAAAGTGATGCTGACAAGAGGAGAAAAAACCAGGACTCTGAGGATGACGATGAAGAGGtagaagatgaggaggaggaacagTCATCTCCTCCGCGTTCACCCCCTGTTAAAGAAGAACCGCAGAGTGGGGAAGGTTTTTTAGACATGCAGGACAGTGGGTCACGGGAGTACATCCACAAGCaggaagatgaggaagaggaagaagaggtcCAAGAGGTTAAAACGCGCTCAGTTGACTCCCAGGATGAAAGGCGGCGACGGGAGCAGGAAGAAtctgctgctgcagctgctgctgTGGAGACTGTGACTTCCATTGCAATTCCCTCTGATCCTCCGCACATGGAGACAATGGATAGCAAATCTGACCTGCTGTTGGAGGCAGAACATCCTCATGCAAACTCTGAGTTTAAGGATGAATTGAGCCACCATCCACATGACCACCACCACAGCAGTGAACTGGACCTAGAGACAGTCCAGGCTGTCCAGTCCCTCACACAAGGAGAGGCCCAGGATGAGGAAGCTGAAACACACAGTGCTTACCAGGACTGCGAAGAGACCCTAGCTGCCTGTCGAACCCTGCAGAACTATAGCCATGGGGAAGGAGAGGAGGAATCACTCACCATGGTAGAAGACTGTGGTGCCTCTCAACATAGCAGCCCCATGGCCAACCCTCCCATGCCCCCTTTAGCTAGTCAATCTGTTCGATCGGTTAACAGCCCTGGAATGACTCCAGGATCTCTCGAAACTGGACCAGGTGTGTCTGGTCCTGCAGGTGGAAATGGTGGAGGCTACACCCAAATAACTCCAGAGCATCCTAGTTCACTTTCTGCCCCATCATTGCAGAACATGGAGACATCGCCCATGATGGATGTGCCATCCGTGTCTGACCATTCTCAACAGGTGGTGGACAGTGGGTTCAGTGACTTGGGCAGTATCGAGAGTACCACAGAGAACTATGACAACCCAAGTAGTTATGACTCCACTATGGGTGGAgggggaggtggtggtggtggaaatAGTGGCAGTGGAAGCAGTATGTCTGTTACGGTAGCTACTGTCTcatctgcttcttcttcatccacttcatcctcctcttcctcacaagGCAATAGCTGTTCTTTTGTGTCGACTCCTGGCATGTCGTCTTCCAGTGCTTCTGTGGGCTCTCAACTTGCTATGGGCAGCTGCAGCTTGATTCAGCAGGCTGGTCCTGGTCCAAATGGTGGGCCTGGTTCTAACGGTGGTAGTAGTGTCCCTCagccacctccaccacctcctcctccctcaGCTAACACCCAAAGTTGTGGCATCAAGTCCCCCCAAAGCTGTGTAATTGAAAGACCTCCAAGTGCGAGTCAACCTCAGCAGCAGCAAAAGAAGGTTCCCCAGCAGCAACAGCCAAACCCTCAACCTGCACCCTCagcacctccacctcctcctcctcagcaGCAGGCACTTTCCCAGTGTAGCATGGGAAATACCTTTGCTTCCACACCCATGATCATGGAGATTCCTGAGAGCGCAGGAAGCGGTGGAAGTGGTCGAAGCATTTACGACCGAATGGGCCAGGACTTTGGTGCAGGTGGCTATGCTCAACCGTCAGCCACCTTTAGTTTGGCCAAACTCCAGCAGCTTACCAACACAATCATGGACCCTCATGCCATGTCTTATTCACATTCAGCTGCTGTCACCTCTTACGCAACAAGCGCCACTTTGCCCAACCCCGGCCTGGCGCAGCTTGCCTCCTCCCCGCACCCTCCTCTGCCTCAGGCTCAGGCCACCATGACTCCACCTCCTAATCTTAGCTCTAGCTCAATGAACCTTGGCACTCCCTTAATCCAGTGCAACATGCCAGGAGCCAACATTGGCCTACCTCCTCCACCCCACACCCAGCGCCTTCAGGGTCAAATGGGCACAGTGAAAGGCCACATCGCTATTCGGTCTAAGGCCCAAATCTCTGCGGGTTCTCCACACCAACAGCAGATCTATGGTCGAAGCTCAATGCAAGGGTCCCCTCGAACTCTGGCAGTGCAGCGGGGCATGATGACTAACCTCATGCCCACTCCTACTTACAATTCAATGAACATGAACTCTCTCAACGCAGCCATGTCAGCCAGCTACCGCATGCCTCAGCCCATGATGAACAGCGGGTACCACAGCAACTACATGAACCAACCTGCCCAGTACCCCATGCAAATGCAGATGGGCATGATGGGAGGTCAGCCCTACCCGCAGCAGCCTATGCAGCCGaatcaccatggcaacatgaTGTACGCTCCTCCGTCGCACCACAGTTACGCTGGTGTACCCAAACAGTCGCCTTACATGAGCAGATGA